From Stigmatopora nigra isolate UIUO_SnigA chromosome 17, RoL_Snig_1.1, whole genome shotgun sequence, a single genomic window includes:
- the rpl17 gene encoding large ribosomal subunit protein uL22, which produces MVRYSLDPENPTKSCKSRGSNLRVHFKNTRETAQAIKGMHIRKANKYLRDVVVKKQCVPFRRYNGGVGRCAQAKQHNWTQGRWPKKSAEFLLHMLKNAESNAELKGLDVDSLVIEHIQVNKAPKMRRRTYRAHGRINPYMSSPCHIEMILTEKEQIVPKPEEEVAQKKKVSQKKLKKQKLMSRE; this is translated from the exons ATGGTCCGCTATTCTCTGGACCCCGAGAACCCTACAAAGT CATGCAAGTCGCGGGGCTCCAACCTGCGCGTGCACTTCAAG AACACGCGCGAGACGGCCCAGGCCATCAAAGGCATGCACATCCGCAAGGCTAACAAGTACCTGCGGGACGTGGTGGTCAAGAAGCAGTGCGTCCCCTTCAGGCGCTACAATGGCGGCGTGGGCAGATGCGCTCAA GCCAAACAACACAACTGGACGCAGGGGCGTTGGCCCAAGAAGAGCGCCGAGTTCCTGCTGCACATGCTCAAAAACGCCGAGAGCAACGCCGAGCTCAAG GGCCTGGACGTGGACTCCCTGGTGATCGAGCACATCCAGGTGAACAAGGCGCCCAAGATGCGCAGGCGCACGTACCGCGCCCACGGCCGCATCAACCCCTACATGAGCTCGCCGTGCCACATCGAGATGATCCTCACCGAGAAGGAACAGATCGTGCCCAAGCCCGAGGAGGAGGTGGCGCAGAAGAAGAAG GTGTCGCAGAAGAAGCTCAAGAAGCAAAAGTTGATGTCACGCGAGTAA
- the mfhas1 gene encoding malignant fibrous histiocytoma-amplified sequence 1 homolog produces the protein MRTLNGENKERGEGETPPEKDVAQLWRDAAVRSRKLRSHLRAALPPWPKEQQLSQVESLNLGNGLLQELPEGLGLESSGPLPGLDILDRLRNLRVLVLRRNRFSSVPRAVLELPRLAELDLSHNRLRGVAEGLAGLPALRKLSLAHNNIRQLPERIAALELLEELDVSFNELRRLPASFGALAGLRALDVDRNRLAAFPPEILALGALEELDCSGNPFQVLPRDVVRLEKVKILWLSNLDLSSLPDALGQMGRLESLMLDGNRLAALPPTFGALRALKMLNLSSNRLCELPQVVLELSGLEELYLSRNRLSRLPEDVGSRWPQLANLWLDHNRLAYLPDSLVDLAKLEELLLQGNHIAVLPENFGKLSGLNVWKVEGNPLVQPPYDVCAEGIECIADYQRELARSRPAARPGLKLVLLGPEDAGKTQLRRILLGQSPDDKDDGERAIAVSAWAAGEGEPAFLLYDVSAEPRLDPLRPLFLTPGALYLLAVDLPAYTPHDFYARVGYFLRLLAAKVPRAVLLPVGTGAHLCGETELEEKTLDIHRRLGLQESGDTLLLSASALEAERALRRGHGARDPRDPFYAVSDRHLRREAARLRAMVEGRPQILSPLLRDVRRLREKVTRLARHADVFPELRRAPPGSWQTLEKLHRESKEPWLGRRDSARLGRQAGLTEDHLPDALAYLLRTGTLLRWEEDPVLADYVFHDLPRLIAVLDAFFRKDGRREEEDPELDVFRHRGLLPSGAVTRLLRPLLPERVDPDAVMDLLEKMGLCYCVNRARHGQPPNAGVEFLYKFPGHAEPDGTSEPEADGASDPGPDAGRARPPSSVERLEIRYSFPLLFPPGLFARFSARMDRHVARRWDGHRRVLAYRGKVPVAVSHQPPAGRRPHTLSVSSRAALPNMWTAWQAVAPLLRDLDALLGDWPGLHYQKHILCAKCLRRGSTSPHAFPGELLSQVRPEGVSELTCPKHTSERVNVALIYPPTPADTPPSSPMGWE, from the exons ATGAGGACTTTGAATGGCGAAAACAAGGAGCGGGGCGAAGGCGAGACCCCCCCGGAGAAGGACGTGGCCCAGCTGTGGCGAGACGCCGCCGTGCGTTCCCGGAAGCTGCGCAGCCACCTGCGCGCGGCACTTCCGCCGTGGCCCAAAGAGCAGCAGCTGTCGCAGGTGGAGAGCCTCAACTTGGGCAATGGTCTCCTGCAAGAGTTGCCCGAGGGTCTGGGCCTGGAGTCCTCCGGCCCGTTGCCCGGCCTGGACATCCTGGACCGGCTGCGTAACCTGCGCGTGCTGGTGCTCCGCCGCAACCGCTTCTCCAGCGTGCCCCGCGCCGTCCTGGAGCTGCCGCGCCTGGCCGAGCTGGACCTGAGCCACAACCGTCTGAGGGGCGTGGCCGAGGGCCTGGCCGGCCTGCCGGCGCTGCGGAAGCTCAGCCTGGCCCACAACAACATCCGCCAGCTGCCCGAGCGCATCGCCGCCCTGGAGCTCCTGGAGGAGCTGGACGTCAGCTTCAACGAGCTGCGCCGGCTGCCCGCCTCCTTCGGAGCCCTGGCCGGCCTGCGGGCCCTGGACGTGGACCGCAACCGGTTGGCCGCCTTCCCGCCCGAGATTCTGGCGCTGGGCGCCCTGGAGGAGCTGGACTGCTCGGGGAACCCCTTCCAGGTCCTGCCCCGCGACGTGGTGAGGCTGGAGAAGGTCAAGATTCTGTGGCTGAGTAACCTGGACCTGAGCTCGCTGCCCGACGCCCTGGGCCAAATGGGGCGGCTGGAGAGCCTGATGCTAGACGGGAACCGCCTGGCCGCGCTGCCGCCCACCTTTGGCGCCCTGCGCGCGCTCAAGATGCTCAACTTGTCTTCCAACCGCCTCTGCGAGTTACCTCAGGTCGTCCTGGAGCTCTCGGGGCTGGAGGAGCTCTACCTGAGCAGGAACCGGCTGAGTCGGCTGCCGGAGGACGTGGGGAGCCGCTGGCCCCAGCTGGCCAACCTCTGGTTGGACCACAACCGCCTGGCCTACCTGCCCGACTCGCTGGTGGACCTGGCCAAGTTGGAGGAGCTGCTCCTCCAGGGGAACCACATCGCCGTCCTCCCCGAGAACTTCGGAAAGCTGTCCGGCCTCAACGTGTGGAAGGTGGAGGGCAATCCGCTGGTCCAACCCCCTTACGACGTGTGCGCCGAGGGGATCGAGTGCATCGCCGACTACCAGCGGGAGCTGGCGCGCTCGCGCCCCGCCGCTCGCCCCGGACTCAAGCTGGTCCTGCTGGGTCCGGAAGACGCCGGGAAGACGCAGTTGCGGCGGATTCTGCTCGGCCAGAGCCCCGACGACAAAGACGACGGCGAGCGGGCCATCGCCGTCTCCGCCTGGGCGGCGGGGGAGGGCGAGCCGGCCTTCCTGCTGTACGACGTGTCCGCCGAGCCCCGACTGGACCCGCTGCGCCCCCTTTTTCTGACGCCCGGCGCGCTCTACCTCCTGGCCGTGGACCTGCCGGCCTACACTCCGCATGACTTCTACGCCCGGGTGGGCTATTTCCTCCGCCTGCTGGCCGCCAAGGTCCCCCGGGCCGTGCTTTTGCCGGTGGGCACGGGCGCCCACCTCTGCGGGGAGACGGAGCTGGAGGAGAAGACGCTGGACATCCACCGGCGGCTGGGCCTGCAGGAGAGCGGAGACACACTTCTACTGAGCGCCTCGGCGCTGGAGGCCGAGCGGGCGTTGCGACGGGGTCACGGTGCCCGCGACCCCCGCGACCCATTCTACGCCGTTTCCGACCGGCACCTGCGGCGAGAGGCGGCGCGGTTGCGCGCTATGGTGGAGGGGCGCCCGCAGATCCTGTCCCCTCTGCTGAGAGACGtccggcggctgagggagaagGTGACGCGGCTGGCCCGGCACGCCGACGTCTTCCCCGAGCTGCGGCGGGCGCCGCCCGGGTCCTGGCAGACGCTGGAGAAGCTGCACCGGGAGTCCAAAGAGCCCTGGCTCGGCCGCCGGGACTCGGCGCGACTGGGCCGGCAGGCGGGGCTGACGGAGGACCACCTCCCCGACGCCCTGGCTTACCTGCTGCGCACGGGCACGCTGCTGCGCTGGGAAGAAGACCCCGTCCTGGCGGACTACGTCTTCCACGACCTCCCGCGGCTCATCGCCGTCCTCGACGCCTTCTTTCGAAAAGACGGCCGCCGGGAAGAGGAGGACCCGGAGCTGGACGTGTTCCGCCACCGCGGACTCCTGCCGTCCGGCGCCGTGACCCGGCTGCTGCGCCCGCTCCTCCCGGAGCGGGTTGACCCGGATGCCGTCATGGATCTTCTGGAGAAGATGGGCTTGTGCTATTGCGTCAACAGAGCTCGCCACGGCCAGCCCCCCAACGCCGGCGTGGAGTTCTTGTACAAGTTTCCCGGGCACGCCGAGCCCGACGGGACGTCGGAGCCGGAAGCCGACGGGGCCTCCGACCCGGGGCCCGACGCCGGCCGCGCCCGTCCGCCCTCCTCGGTCGAACGGCTGGAGATTCGCTACAGCTTCCCGCTCCTGTTCCCGCCCGGACTCTTTGCCCGCTTCAGCGCCCGGATGGACAGACACGTGGCGCGGCGGTGGGACGGCCACCGCCGCGTCCTGGCCTACCGGGGAAAAGTTCCGGTGGCGGTGAGCCACCAGCCCCCGGCGGGGAGGCGTCCGCACACACTGTCGGTCAGCAGCCGGGCGGCGCTGCCCAACATGTGGACGGCGTGGCAGGCCGTGGCGCCGTTGCTGCGCGACTTGGACGCCCTGCTGGGGGACTGGCCCGGCTTGCACTACCAAAAACACATCCTGTGCGCCAAATGCCTGAGGAGGGGCTCGACCAGCCCACACGCTTTCCCGG GAGAACTTCTGTCTCAAGTGCGCCCCGAAGGCGTGAGCGAGCTGACGTGTCCAAAGCACACGTCGGAACGCGTCAACGTGGCTTTGATCTACCCGCCCACGCCGGCAGACACGCCCCCAAGCTCCCCAATGGGTTGGGAGTGA